Proteins found in one Poecilia reticulata strain Guanapo linkage group LG15, Guppy_female_1.0+MT, whole genome shotgun sequence genomic segment:
- the socs5b gene encoding suppressor of cytokine signaling 5b, whose protein sequence is MWSSLKSRCQTLFHSTGSAESRVEVETVQCVVDLGEAGNAVEARGPAAATASPSWSLMPVPVVATGRRHHNCVSDIPQIVEISIDKESEDARGTSGGVPMARRDSYSRHAPWGGKKKHSCSTKTQSSLEADRRSGRLRGCGNRRDRRYGISSIQEINDSGSGGRSLNARSLRQRLSDTVGLCLPLPARRRSHPKNPINSKRKIHLTELMLETCPFPPGSDLAHKWHLIKQHTAPVSPHSSTALLDAFDPAHPSPEDEEERLRERRRLSIEEGVDPPPNAQIHTLDASVPGPSLYKLGPKMAPGISEVSGEARTGSASGSVGATSSGACGSMLGATAASQDCDSEEDSTTLCLQARRPKQRHASGDGHQSRQQPGPWKVHTQIDYIHCLVPDLLQITALPCYWGVMDRYEAEALLDGRPEGTFLLRDSAQEDYLFSVSFRRYNRSLHARIEQWNHNFSFDAHDPCVFHSSTVTGLLEHYKDPSACMFFEPLLTVPLNRTFPFTLQHLARAAICRWTTYDGIGSLPLPPALQDFLKEYHYKQKVRVRWLEREPPLKVK, encoded by the coding sequence ATGTGGAGCAGCCTGAAGAGCAGATGCCAGACTCTCTTCCACAGCACGGGATCGGCTGAAAGCAGAGTAGAGGTAGAAACAGTCCAATGTGTGGTGGATCTGGGTGAGGCAGGCAACGCGGTCGAGGCCCGGGGCCCTGCCGCCGCCACCGCCAGCCCGTCATGGAGCCTCATGCCAGTGCCGGTGGTCGCTACAGGACGCCGCCATCATAACTGTGTGTCGGACATCCCTCAGATTGTAGAGATCTCCATTGATAAGGAGTCTGAGGATGCCAGAGGAACATCTGGTGGTGTCCCGATGGCACGGAGGGACTCTTATTCCCGACACGCTCCATGGGGGGGCAAGAAGAAGCACTCGTGCTCGACAAAAACCCAGAGCTCTCTGGAGGCGGACCGGCGTTCTGGGCGGCTGAGAGGCTGTGGGAACCGCCGTGACCGGCGTTACGGAATCAGCTCTATCCAGGAGATCAACGACTCTGGATCTGGAGGGAGGAGCCTGAACGCTCGCTCGCTGCGTCAGCGGCTGAGCGACACGGTCGGGCTGTGCTTGCCCCTACCAGCTCGGCGGCGCTCGCACCCTAAGAACCCCATCAACTCCAAACGTAAAATCCACCTGACCGAGCTCATGCTGGAGACCTGCCCCTTCCCGCCGGGCTCCGACCTTGCACACAAGTGGCACTTGATCAAGCAGCACACTGCGCCGGTCAGCCCTCATTCCTCCACCGCCCTGCTGGACGCCTTCGACCCGGCCCACCCATCACCGGAGGACGAAGAAGAGCGCCTGCGTGAGCGCCGCAGGCTCAGCATCGAGGAAGGGGTCGACCCGCCTCCCAATGCACAGATTCACACCCTGGACGCCTCAGTGCCGGGCCCCTCTCTCTACAAACTTGGACCAAAGATGGCTCCCGGCATCAGCGAGGTCTCCGGGGAAGCACGCACCGGCAGCGCGTCCGGCTCAGTGGGCGCTACATCGTCGGGGGCGTGCGGGTCGATGTTGGGGGCTACGGCGGCGTCCCAAGACTGTGACTCTGAGGAGGACTCCACCACCTTATGTCTTCAAGCCCGCAGGCCGAAGCAGCGGCACGCCTCCGGAGACGGCCACCAGAGCCGGCAGCAGCCCGGGCCCTGGAAAGTCCACACCCAGATAGACTACATCCACTGCCTGGTGCCGGACCTGCTGCAGATCACCGCCCTGCCCTGCTACTGGGGCGTGATGGACCGCTACGAGGCCGAGGCGCTGCTGGACGGCCGGCCGGAGGGGACCTTCCTGCTGCGCGACTCGGCCCAGGAGGACTACCTTTTCTCCGTCAGCTTCCGCCGCTACAACCGATCGCTGCACGCCCGCATTGAGCAGTGGAACCACAACTTCAGCTTCGACGCCCACGACCCGTGCGTCTTCCACTCTTCCACAGTCACCGGACTTCTGGAGCACTACAAGGACCCCAGCGCCTGCATGTTCTTCGAGCCGCTGCTCACGGTGCCTCTCAACCGGACCTTCCCCTTCACCCTGCAGCACCTGGCCCGCGCCGCCATCTGCCGATGGACCACTTACGATGGGATTGGCTCCTTGCCTTTGCCCCCCGCCCTGCAGGACTTCCTCAAGGAGTATCACTATAAACAGAAAGTACGAGTCCGCTGGCTAGAGAGGGAGCCGCCACTCAAGGTGAAATAA